A genomic segment from Amycolatopsis camponoti encodes:
- a CDS encoding ABC transporter permease has protein sequence MSSKPLLLGVMQVKELSILLVTIAAGIYFTVTSGAFNSLDNYQTIAQYVAPWSIIAAGQVMLLICGEIDLSAGFVFTLAPFTMMQFFVNGWPLWLALLGAIVVSTLIGVANGLIRTVLGIPSFITTLGMAFLLQGLVLIISNARPVGTPKDSGVLEVFGGARWSEFLWALGVVVVMQVVLSATRFGIHTQATGGNPVGAAESGIPVNRVKVVNFAITSTLAGLAGLLQGTRVGSYDPTNGGFTTMFFAVASAVIGGTALLGGSGTVVGAFLGALLLGIVFDGFNLTGVSANAFNVVLGAAILGAMVLNVTLIVVRKRVGSRERT, from the coding sequence ATGTCGTCGAAGCCGCTGCTGCTCGGCGTGATGCAGGTCAAGGAGCTCAGCATCCTGCTGGTCACGATCGCCGCGGGGATCTACTTCACGGTGACGAGCGGGGCGTTCAACTCCCTGGACAACTACCAGACGATCGCCCAGTACGTCGCGCCGTGGTCGATCATCGCCGCGGGGCAGGTGATGCTGCTGATCTGCGGGGAGATCGACCTGTCGGCCGGCTTCGTGTTCACCCTCGCCCCGTTCACGATGATGCAGTTCTTCGTCAACGGGTGGCCGCTGTGGCTCGCGCTGCTCGGCGCGATCGTGGTGAGCACGCTGATCGGCGTGGCGAACGGGCTGATCCGGACCGTGCTGGGGATCCCGTCGTTCATCACCACGCTGGGCATGGCGTTCCTGTTGCAGGGCCTGGTGCTGATCATCTCGAACGCCCGTCCGGTCGGCACGCCGAAGGACAGCGGCGTGCTCGAGGTGTTCGGCGGGGCGCGCTGGAGCGAGTTCCTGTGGGCGCTCGGCGTGGTCGTCGTCATGCAGGTCGTGCTGTCGGCGACCCGGTTCGGCATCCACACCCAGGCCACCGGCGGGAACCCGGTCGGCGCCGCGGAGTCCGGCATCCCGGTCAACCGGGTGAAGGTGGTCAACTTCGCGATCACCAGCACCCTGGCCGGGCTCGCCGGCCTCCTGCAGGGCACCCGGGTCGGCTCCTACGACCCGACCAACGGCGGGTTCACGACGATGTTCTTCGCGGTCGCGTCGGCCGTGATCGGCGGCACGGCGCTGCTCGGCGGGTCCGGCACGGTGGTCGGGGCGTTCCTCGGCGCGCTGCTGCTGGGTATCGTGTTCGACGGGTTCAACCTGACCGGGGTCAGCGCGAACGCGTTCAACGTGGTGCTGGGCGCCGCCATCCTGGGCGCGATGGTGCTGAACGTGACGCTGATCGTGGTGCGCAAGCGCGTCGGATCCCGGGAGCGGACATGA
- a CDS encoding sugar ABC transporter substrate-binding protein, translated as MTAQPGATPRRTALKYLGLAGGTAAASAVLAACTGVQEAQNGGKSGPFPSTPGWRFVFVNHVTTNSFFVPTRSGLADAAALLGVPEPQWTGSENGNVAQMASAMETAITGKADGIAVALTDDNAFVDLTKRALGAGIPVLAYNASAAGNYPLTYVGQDLYLSGFRMGQRIAQKVTSGDILVGIAQPGGNNVQPRLDGITDALKQAAPGVRVQSVNTGAEQAGELNAMTAAYTGNTAVKGIYAVDAGSTAACAKLVADRKLSGKIGSGGFDLLDDTVTGVKDGALDFTIDQSPYLQGFLSVLYLYLFRLSGTLVAPPVTDTGLTFVTKENVGPYASAHSRFEGGDNKDVLAMPGSIPLPPPSVLSR; from the coding sequence ATGACTGCTCAACCAGGCGCCACTCCCCGAAGAACCGCGTTGAAGTACCTGGGCTTGGCGGGCGGTACGGCCGCCGCGAGCGCGGTGCTGGCGGCGTGCACCGGCGTCCAGGAGGCGCAGAACGGGGGCAAGTCCGGGCCGTTCCCGAGCACGCCGGGGTGGCGGTTCGTCTTCGTCAACCACGTAACCACGAACTCCTTCTTCGTCCCGACGCGGTCCGGGCTCGCCGACGCCGCGGCGTTGCTCGGCGTGCCCGAGCCCCAGTGGACCGGGTCGGAAAACGGCAACGTCGCCCAGATGGCGAGCGCCATGGAGACCGCGATCACCGGCAAGGCCGACGGGATCGCCGTCGCCTTGACCGACGACAACGCGTTCGTCGACCTCACCAAACGCGCGCTGGGCGCGGGAATCCCCGTCCTCGCCTACAACGCGAGCGCGGCCGGCAACTACCCGCTCACCTACGTCGGCCAGGACCTCTACCTGTCCGGGTTCCGGATGGGACAGCGCATCGCACAGAAGGTGACTTCCGGCGACATCCTGGTCGGCATCGCCCAGCCGGGCGGGAACAACGTCCAGCCGCGGCTCGACGGCATCACCGACGCGCTGAAGCAGGCCGCGCCCGGCGTGCGCGTCCAGTCGGTGAACACCGGAGCCGAGCAGGCGGGCGAGCTCAACGCGATGACCGCCGCCTACACCGGGAACACGGCGGTGAAAGGGATCTACGCGGTCGACGCCGGCAGCACCGCCGCGTGCGCGAAGCTGGTCGCCGACCGCAAGCTGTCGGGCAAGATCGGCAGCGGCGGGTTCGACCTGCTCGACGACACGGTCACCGGGGTCAAGGACGGCGCGCTCGACTTCACCATCGACCAGTCCCCCTACCTGCAGGGCTTCCTGTCCGTGCTCTACCTGTACCTGTTCCGGCTGTCCGGGACGCTGGTCGCGCCACCGGTCACCGACACCGGTCTCACGTTCGTCACCAAGGAGAACGTCGGGCCGTACGCGTCGGCCCACAGCCGGTTCGAGGGTGGCGACAACAAGGACGTGCTCGCGATGCCGGGTTCGATCCCGCTGCCACCGCCGTCGGTGCTGAGCCGGTAG
- a CDS encoding enolase C-terminal domain-like protein, with protein MATVPEVISAIDAVDVRFPTSLSLDGSDAMNPEPDYSAAYVTIRTSAGEEGYGLAFTVGRGNDVQVAAVRALVPLVIGMPVADALADLGGFSRRLTGDSQLRWLGPDKGAIHMAAAAIVNAVWDLRARREGKPVWRLLAELPPAELVDLIDFRYLQEALTPGEALDILRRAEPGRAARQAELLASGYPAYTTTPGWLGYSPEKLTALAAAAVEDGFTQIKLKVGADLDEDVRRMRLAREVVGPDVRIAIDANQAWGVGQAIAWLRPLAEFDPYWIEEPTSPDDVLGHAAIRRAVAPIKVATGEHTHNAVMFKQLLQAEAIDILQLDASRVAGVTENIAILLLAAKFGVPVCPHAGGVGLCEMVQHLAMFDFVAVSGTRADRVIEYVDHLHEHFVDPVRVERGRYLAPDRPGLGARLHVESVARYRYPDGPAWHEEAVVVA; from the coding sequence GTGGCGACGGTGCCCGAGGTGATCAGCGCGATCGACGCCGTGGACGTGCGCTTCCCGACGTCGCTGAGCCTGGACGGGTCGGACGCGATGAACCCGGAACCCGACTACTCCGCCGCGTACGTCACCATCCGCACGAGCGCGGGGGAGGAGGGCTACGGCCTCGCGTTCACCGTCGGCCGTGGCAACGACGTGCAGGTCGCCGCCGTCCGGGCGCTGGTGCCGCTGGTCATCGGGATGCCGGTGGCCGACGCGCTCGCCGATCTCGGGGGTTTCTCGCGCCGCCTGACCGGGGACAGCCAGCTCCGGTGGCTGGGCCCCGACAAGGGCGCCATCCACATGGCCGCGGCGGCGATCGTCAACGCCGTGTGGGACCTGCGGGCGCGCCGCGAAGGCAAGCCGGTCTGGCGCCTGCTCGCCGAGCTGCCGCCGGCCGAGCTGGTCGATCTCATCGACTTCCGCTACCTGCAGGAAGCGCTTACTCCCGGCGAGGCGCTGGACATCCTCCGCCGCGCCGAACCGGGCCGCGCGGCTCGCCAGGCCGAGCTGCTCGCGTCGGGCTACCCGGCCTACACCACCACTCCCGGCTGGCTCGGCTATTCGCCGGAGAAGCTGACGGCGCTCGCGGCGGCGGCGGTCGAGGACGGGTTCACCCAGATCAAGCTCAAGGTCGGGGCCGATCTCGACGAGGACGTCCGGCGGATGCGGCTGGCGCGCGAGGTCGTCGGGCCGGACGTGCGGATCGCCATCGACGCCAACCAGGCGTGGGGCGTCGGGCAGGCCATCGCCTGGCTGCGGCCGCTGGCGGAGTTCGACCCGTACTGGATCGAGGAGCCGACCTCGCCCGACGACGTGCTCGGCCACGCCGCGATCCGCCGGGCGGTGGCGCCGATCAAGGTGGCGACCGGTGAGCACACGCACAACGCGGTGATGTTCAAGCAGCTGCTGCAGGCCGAGGCGATCGACATCCTCCAGCTCGACGCGAGCCGGGTCGCCGGCGTCACCGAAAACATCGCGATCCTGTTGCTGGCCGCGAAGTTCGGCGTGCCGGTGTGCCCGCACGCCGGTGGGGTGGGGCTGTGCGAGATGGTGCAGCACCTGGCGATGTTCGACTTCGTCGCGGTGAGCGGCACCCGGGCCGACCGGGTCATCGAGTACGTGGACCACCTGCACGAGCACTTCGTCGACCCGGTGCGGGTCGAGCGGGGGAGGTACCTGGCCCCGGACCGGCCCGGCCTCGGCGCCCGCCTGCACGTCGAGTCCGTGGCGCGCTACCGGTACCCCGACGGTCCCGCCTGGCACGAAGAAGCGGTGGTGGTCGCGTGA
- a CDS encoding sugar ABC transporter substrate-binding protein codes for MKIRYLGAAAAVTAGVLTAAVLAGCSGGGGTAASGGTVVGVDYPRSDTDFWNAYIKYVPQFAGRFGLDLKTTNSQNDVATLTANVQTMISQGVKGVVMAPQDTAAIIPTLQQLAGKKIPVVSVDTRPDQGNVYMVVRADNRAYGEKACRFLGTKLGGHGKVVMLQGDLASINGRDRTEAFNDCMKQNFPGITVFGEATNWEAATAAQKLQTRLTANPDIKGVYMQSSFALSGTLQLLKQRNLLVPATDPKHVFIVSNDGIPEELEKIRAGEMDATVSQPADLFAQYALQYIKDAIAGKTPVPGKTDHDSTIVAVRDGLMEDQLAAPLVTADGATFGPVASVKVDDRSLWGNSKS; via the coding sequence ATGAAGATCAGGTACCTGGGTGCCGCCGCCGCGGTCACGGCCGGCGTGCTGACCGCGGCGGTGCTCGCCGGTTGCAGTGGCGGCGGTGGCACCGCCGCGTCCGGCGGAACCGTCGTGGGCGTCGACTACCCCCGTTCGGACACCGACTTCTGGAACGCCTACATCAAGTACGTCCCGCAGTTCGCGGGCCGGTTCGGTCTCGACCTCAAGACCACGAACTCGCAGAACGACGTCGCCACCCTGACCGCCAACGTGCAGACGATGATCAGCCAGGGCGTCAAGGGCGTCGTGATGGCACCGCAGGACACCGCGGCGATCATCCCGACCCTGCAGCAGCTGGCCGGCAAGAAGATCCCGGTCGTGTCCGTCGACACCCGGCCCGACCAGGGCAACGTCTACATGGTCGTGCGGGCGGACAACCGCGCCTACGGGGAAAAGGCGTGCCGGTTCCTCGGCACGAAACTCGGGGGCCACGGCAAGGTCGTCATGCTGCAGGGCGACCTCGCGTCGATCAACGGGCGGGACCGCACCGAGGCGTTCAACGACTGCATGAAGCAGAACTTCCCGGGCATCACGGTCTTCGGCGAAGCCACCAACTGGGAGGCCGCCACCGCGGCCCAGAAGCTCCAGACCCGGCTCACCGCGAACCCGGACATCAAGGGTGTCTACATGCAGTCCAGCTTCGCCCTCTCCGGGACGCTGCAACTGCTGAAGCAGCGGAACCTGCTCGTGCCGGCCACCGACCCGAAGCACGTGTTCATCGTGTCCAACGACGGCATCCCCGAGGAGCTCGAGAAGATCCGCGCGGGCGAAATGGACGCGACCGTCTCCCAGCCCGCGGACCTGTTCGCCCAGTACGCGCTGCAGTACATCAAGGACGCCATCGCGGGCAAGACGCCGGTGCCGGGCAAGACCGACCACGACAGCACCATCGTGGCGGTCCGCGACGGCCTGATGGAGGACCAGCTGGCCGCGCCGCTGGTCACCGCGGACGGTGCCACCTTCGGGCCGGTCGCCAGCGTCAAGGTCGACGACCGGTCCCTGTGGGGCAACAGCAAGAGCTGA
- a CDS encoding sugar ABC transporter ATP-binding protein, protein MSTVPVVEARQVVKRYGATVALDHADLTVLPGQTHALVGRNGAGKSTLVSVLTGLTEPDSGSLRLNGDPAPALSDRDKWRSLVACVYQRSTIIPDLSVAENLFLNRQETRGGLVRWSAVRRAATEVLERWSVDVDVRRPAGELGVEQRQFVEIARALSFGARFVILDEPTAQLDGGAITRLFDHIADLQRQGVTFLFISHHLQEVYEICDTVTVFRDARHVLTAPVAELPKPGLVAAMTGENAAVADERASSARLGLPPVLRVRELSLAPTYEGISFHVAPGEIVGLAGAGGSGKTEVAETLTGLREAGSGTILVGDHRPRPGDVPAALAAGIGFVPEDRHRQGLVPEMSVADNTTLSVLDRLGPGIFVRSGLRDRLAGTMIDRLEVKTPGPELAVSALSGGNQQKVVMARALAGDPRLLVLITPTAGVDVRSKEFLLGKVAEAAAAGTAVLIASDELDDLRLCDRLLVMVRGRLTAEIPAGRPDHEIVAAMEGVDLDAR, encoded by the coding sequence ATGAGCACCGTGCCCGTCGTCGAAGCGCGGCAGGTGGTCAAGCGCTACGGCGCCACCGTCGCGCTGGACCACGCGGACCTCACCGTCCTCCCGGGACAGACGCACGCGCTCGTCGGCCGCAACGGCGCCGGGAAGTCGACCCTCGTCTCCGTCCTCACCGGACTGACCGAACCGGATTCCGGCTCCCTGCGGCTGAACGGCGACCCGGCGCCGGCACTGTCCGATCGGGACAAGTGGCGTTCGCTGGTCGCCTGCGTGTACCAGCGGTCGACGATCATCCCGGACCTCTCGGTGGCCGAGAACCTGTTCCTGAACCGGCAGGAGACCCGGGGCGGGCTCGTCCGCTGGTCCGCGGTGCGCCGCGCGGCCACCGAGGTGCTCGAACGCTGGTCGGTGGACGTCGACGTCCGCCGGCCCGCGGGCGAGCTCGGTGTCGAGCAGCGGCAGTTCGTCGAGATCGCGCGAGCGCTGTCCTTCGGCGCCCGGTTCGTCATCCTCGACGAGCCGACCGCGCAGCTCGACGGCGGCGCGATCACCCGGCTGTTCGACCACATCGCCGACCTGCAACGCCAGGGCGTGACGTTCCTGTTCATCAGTCACCACCTGCAGGAGGTCTACGAGATCTGCGACACGGTCACGGTCTTCCGCGACGCCCGGCACGTCCTGACCGCCCCGGTCGCCGAGCTGCCGAAGCCCGGCCTCGTCGCGGCGATGACCGGCGAGAACGCCGCCGTGGCCGACGAACGCGCCTCGTCGGCCCGGCTCGGCCTGCCCCCGGTGCTCCGGGTGCGCGAGCTGAGCCTGGCCCCCACCTACGAAGGCATTTCCTTCCACGTCGCGCCGGGGGAGATCGTCGGCCTGGCCGGGGCCGGCGGCAGCGGCAAGACCGAGGTCGCCGAGACCTTGACCGGGCTGCGGGAGGCCGGCTCGGGCACCATCCTCGTCGGGGACCACCGCCCTCGCCCCGGCGACGTCCCGGCGGCGCTCGCCGCCGGGATCGGCTTCGTCCCGGAAGACCGCCACCGCCAAGGACTCGTCCCGGAGATGTCGGTCGCGGACAACACCACCCTGTCCGTGCTGGACCGCCTCGGGCCGGGCATCTTCGTCCGGTCCGGCCTGCGCGACCGCCTGGCCGGGACGATGATCGACCGGCTGGAGGTGAAGACGCCCGGCCCGGAGCTCGCCGTGTCGGCGCTGTCGGGCGGCAACCAGCAGAAGGTCGTCATGGCCCGTGCGCTCGCGGGCGACCCCCGGCTGCTCGTGCTGATCACCCCGACGGCGGGGGTGGACGTGCGGTCGAAGGAGTTCCTCCTCGGCAAGGTGGCCGAAGCCGCCGCCGCGGGCACCGCGGTGCTGATCGCCTCGGACGAGCTGGACGACCTGCGCCTCTGCGACCGCCTGCTCGTCATGGTCCGCGGACGGCTCACCGCCGAAATCCCCGCCGGCCGGCCGGACCACGAGATCGTGGCCGCCATGGAAGGAGTCGACCTCGATGCCCGATAG
- a CDS encoding ABC transporter permease, producing MPDSPAAVRTEAPAEPGAAGPSRRIAFARVRDFALVPGIIAIAVVGQLVNPVFLQYDNVLNILQTMSEIALLVLAQTLVLVVGKMDLSLESTFGLAPGVAAWLTIEGGHSLGLLPAWTAVPVVLLVGVLVGALNALLIVRFGLSGFVVTLGMLIVLRGLLTGISGGQTFFGMPDSMLYLGTTLWAGIPASIWICVLLFAGGVVLLGYTRFGRSLYAIGGNEDAAKAAGIRTDRLVWIVLIGASVLAALGGLLLSGRLASVAAAQGNGYIFTVFAAAVIGGVSLNGGRGTIFGAFTGILLLYMIQNVLTLAGVPAQWIGALNGTIILVALVMSRITSGKRQN from the coding sequence ATGCCCGATAGCCCCGCCGCCGTGCGTACCGAGGCCCCGGCCGAGCCCGGCGCCGCCGGACCGTCGCGGCGCATCGCCTTCGCCCGCGTGCGCGACTTCGCGCTCGTGCCCGGGATCATCGCGATCGCCGTGGTCGGCCAGCTGGTGAACCCGGTGTTCCTCCAGTACGACAACGTGCTCAACATCCTGCAGACCATGTCGGAGATCGCGCTGCTGGTGCTCGCCCAGACGCTGGTGCTGGTCGTCGGCAAGATGGATCTCTCACTGGAGTCCACGTTCGGCCTGGCCCCCGGCGTGGCCGCCTGGCTGACCATCGAGGGCGGCCATTCGCTCGGCCTCCTGCCGGCGTGGACGGCGGTGCCCGTGGTGCTCCTGGTCGGGGTGCTGGTCGGTGCGCTCAACGCGCTGCTGATCGTCCGGTTCGGGTTGAGCGGGTTCGTGGTCACCCTCGGCATGCTGATCGTGCTGCGCGGCCTGCTGACCGGGATCTCCGGCGGCCAGACGTTCTTCGGCATGCCGGATTCGATGCTCTACCTCGGCACCACCCTGTGGGCCGGGATCCCGGCGTCCATCTGGATCTGCGTGCTCCTGTTCGCCGGTGGTGTGGTGCTGCTCGGCTACACCCGGTTCGGCCGCAGCTTGTACGCGATCGGCGGCAACGAGGACGCGGCGAAGGCGGCGGGCATCCGGACCGACCGTCTCGTGTGGATCGTCCTGATCGGGGCGAGCGTGCTGGCCGCGCTCGGCGGGCTGCTGCTCTCGGGCCGGCTCGCGTCGGTGGCCGCGGCCCAGGGCAACGGCTACATCTTCACGGTGTTCGCGGCGGCGGTGATCGGCGGCGTCAGCCTGAACGGCGGCCGCGGCACGATCTTCGGTGCCTTCACGGGAATCCTGCTGCTCTACATGATCCAGAACGTGCTCACGCTGGCCGGAGTACCGGCCCAGTGGATCGGCGCCCTCAACGGCACGATCATCCTGGTCGCGCTCGTGATGTCCCGGATCACCAGTGGGAAGCGGCAGAACTGA
- a CDS encoding FadR/GntR family transcriptional regulator, protein MAKSLTDEAIDRIREFVRSGRFPAGSRLPPEHELATELGISRSPTREAVKALALARVLEVRRGDGTYVTSLAPSLLLEGLGSAVSLMESSVLELTEVRRLLEPAATGVAATRITDAELQTVAELLDAMEEAVEDVERLTVLDAAFHRAVVTATGNETLTALLDGISSRTLRARIWRGTVDRGVTHETLSQHKAIYDALAGRDPAVATAAALMHVDTSERWLRAHLADFPNLEDG, encoded by the coding sequence ATGGCGAAGTCCCTGACCGACGAGGCGATCGACCGGATCCGCGAGTTCGTCCGCTCCGGGCGGTTCCCCGCCGGCTCCCGGCTGCCTCCCGAGCACGAGCTGGCCACGGAGCTGGGGATTTCCCGCAGCCCGACCCGGGAAGCCGTGAAAGCGCTGGCGCTGGCCCGGGTCCTCGAAGTCCGCCGGGGTGACGGCACGTACGTCACGAGCCTCGCGCCCAGCCTGCTGCTGGAGGGCCTGGGCAGCGCGGTGTCGCTCATGGAGAGCAGCGTGCTCGAGCTGACCGAGGTGCGCCGCCTCCTGGAACCCGCGGCGACCGGGGTGGCCGCGACCCGGATCACCGACGCCGAGCTCCAGACCGTGGCCGAGCTGCTCGACGCGATGGAGGAGGCGGTCGAGGACGTCGAGCGCCTCACGGTGCTCGACGCGGCCTTCCACCGCGCGGTGGTCACCGCGACGGGCAACGAAACCCTGACGGCCCTGCTGGACGGAATCTCCTCGCGAACGCTGCGGGCCAGGATCTGGCGCGGCACCGTCGACCGGGGCGTCACGCACGAGACGTTGTCCCAGCACAAGGCGATCTACGACGCACTGGCCGGCCGCGACCCGGCCGTCGCGACCGCGGCGGCGCTGATGCACGTCGACACGTCCGAACGCTGGCTGCGGGCCCACCTGGCCGACTTCCCGAACCTCGAAGACGGGTAG
- a CDS encoding amidohydrolase family protein: MGPAAAALPVARRRRGPEPAVHPADFPGPPGRDGVIVVEAGRTPADAAAEISWLRQEARRRPWIRGIVAHADLERPAAAGRFVAGHGGDPFVVGVRRNVQDEAPGFLGDRVFRAGVRLLGEAGLPFDACVRAPQLPELTELAAACPRTTIVLDHLGKPSPGGPGYDRWRRDLHRLARHGNVLCKLSGLATETTPGTTRSLVVDAVREALDAFGPGRCLYGSDWPVMTLATDYETWLELVHEALADHAATDAVFHRNAVRTYRLPAVGTSHV, translated from the coding sequence CTGGGACCCGCGGCGGCTGCGCTACCCGTGGCTCGACGACGTCGCGGACCTGAACCGGCCGTTCACCCCGCCGACTTCCCCGGACCTCCGGGCCGGGACGGCGTCATCGTCGTCGAAGCGGGCCGGACACCCGCGGACGCCGCCGCCGAAATCTCGTGGCTGCGGCAGGAAGCGCGGCGGCGGCCCTGGATCCGCGGCATCGTCGCGCACGCGGACCTCGAGCGCCCGGCAGCGGCGGGCCGGTTCGTCGCCGGGCACGGCGGTGACCCGTTCGTGGTCGGCGTCCGGCGCAACGTGCAGGACGAGGCGCCCGGATTCCTCGGCGACCGGGTCTTCCGGGCGGGGGTTCGGCTGCTGGGCGAGGCGGGACTGCCGTTCGACGCCTGCGTCCGCGCCCCTCAGCTGCCCGAGCTGACCGAGCTGGCCGCCGCCTGCCCGCGGACGACCATCGTGCTGGACCACCTCGGCAAGCCGTCGCCGGGCGGCCCCGGGTACGACCGGTGGCGCCGCGACCTGCACCGGCTGGCCCGGCACGGCAACGTGCTGTGCAAGCTGTCCGGCCTGGCCACCGAAACCACCCCCGGCACCACCCGCTCACTCGTGGTGGACGCGGTGCGCGAAGCCCTCGACGCGTTCGGCCCCGGCCGCTGCCTTTACGGCAGCGACTGGCCCGTCATGACCCTGGCGACGGACTACGAGACGTGGCTGGAGCTGGTCCACGAGGCGCTCGCCGACCACGCGGCCACCGACGCCGTCTTTCACCGGAACGCCGTCCGAACCTACCGGCTGCCCGCAGTCGGAACATCACACGTCTGA
- a CDS encoding carbohydrate ABC transporter permease, whose amino-acid sequence MPTRPGRRLPNPLSLLVLALFLVFFVLPVLWLLLAATKTDDQLVHGHPLSFGSWEALGANWTALTSFGDNAIFEWLGNSALYSFAALAITLCVAIPAGYALAMTEFRGRRTLLVATLVVMLMPNATLVVPLFLEINAVHLIGSMWSIVLPYAFYPFGVYLTYIYFSTALPRDLIDAAMLDGCSPFGVFHHIALPLAAPVVALVGFFSFVANWTNYFLPYVLLPESDQFPVQVGLGTLLDAVPQFNPTVGTAAVQRPELALATLLAITPVLVVFLFSQRFLVTGMLAGATKE is encoded by the coding sequence ATGCCGACTAGGCCGGGTCGGCGGCTGCCGAACCCGCTGTCGCTGCTGGTGCTCGCGCTGTTCCTGGTCTTCTTCGTGCTCCCGGTGCTGTGGCTGCTGCTGGCCGCCACCAAGACCGACGACCAGCTCGTGCACGGCCACCCGCTGTCGTTCGGCTCGTGGGAAGCGCTCGGGGCCAACTGGACCGCGCTGACCTCCTTCGGGGACAACGCGATCTTCGAGTGGCTGGGCAACTCCGCGCTGTACTCGTTCGCCGCGCTCGCGATCACGCTGTGCGTGGCGATCCCGGCCGGCTACGCCCTCGCGATGACCGAGTTCCGCGGCCGGCGCACCCTGCTCGTCGCGACGCTGGTGGTCATGCTGATGCCGAACGCGACGCTGGTGGTGCCGCTGTTCCTCGAGATCAACGCCGTCCACCTGATCGGCTCGATGTGGTCGATCGTCCTGCCGTACGCGTTCTACCCGTTCGGCGTGTACCTGACCTACATCTACTTCAGCACCGCGCTGCCCCGCGACCTGATCGACGCGGCGATGCTCGACGGCTGCTCGCCGTTCGGCGTGTTCCACCACATCGCGTTGCCGCTGGCCGCCCCGGTCGTGGCCCTCGTCGGCTTCTTCAGCTTCGTCGCCAACTGGACCAACTACTTCCTGCCGTACGTCCTGCTGCCGGAGAGCGACCAGTTCCCCGTCCAGGTCGGCCTGGGCACCCTGCTCGACGCCGTCCCGCAGTTCAACCCGACCGTCGGCACCGCGGCGGTCCAGCGCCCCGAGCTCGCGCTGGCCACGCTGCTCGCCATCACCCCGGTACTCGTCGTTTTCCTCTTCTCCCAACGTTTCCTGGTCACCGGGATGCTCGCCGGCGCGACCAAGGAGTGA
- a CDS encoding carbohydrate ABC transporter permease: MSTAARPAGAPSRRRTLRPGRAGHLFVAAYVVLLVAFGVVPTVYAVYFAFTDAGDRFAGLANFVEAAEDFRYAAAVGHVALYLLFWLVSLVVFVVGLALLLHRLRSRAGGTTLRFLFYIPGALAGAASVLVWLFMLDPSVSPVSFLLRALGFDTFGEVVAPGHLPVLFTMIAFWTGAGGWIVVMYGALNNISPDLLEAARIDGAGAWQTAWRIQIPLLRKWIVYMVILAFAGGTQLFVEPQLLSQASVGVAGRDYSLNQLSYDFAFQNNNVNTAAAISVELLVIGVVVAGVFVARSGFFDAD, translated from the coding sequence GTGAGCACGGCCGCCCGGCCGGCCGGGGCACCGTCGCGACGGCGGACGCTCCGGCCGGGCCGGGCCGGCCACCTCTTCGTCGCGGCCTACGTCGTCCTGCTGGTCGCGTTCGGGGTCGTGCCCACGGTGTACGCGGTGTACTTCGCGTTCACCGACGCGGGCGACCGCTTCGCCGGCCTGGCGAACTTCGTCGAGGCCGCCGAAGACTTCCGGTACGCCGCCGCGGTCGGGCACGTGGCGCTCTACCTGCTGTTCTGGCTGGTGTCGCTGGTGGTGTTCGTCGTCGGGCTGGCGCTGCTGCTGCACCGGCTGCGGTCCCGGGCGGGCGGCACCACCCTGCGCTTCCTCTTCTACATCCCCGGGGCGCTGGCCGGTGCGGCCAGCGTGCTGGTCTGGCTGTTCATGCTGGACCCGTCGGTGAGCCCGGTGAGCTTCCTGTTGCGGGCGCTCGGGTTCGACACCTTCGGCGAGGTCGTCGCGCCCGGCCACCTGCCGGTGCTGTTCACCATGATCGCCTTCTGGACCGGCGCGGGCGGCTGGATCGTCGTGATGTACGGCGCGTTGAACAACATCTCCCCCGACCTGCTGGAGGCGGCGCGGATCGACGGCGCGGGCGCGTGGCAGACGGCCTGGCGCATCCAGATCCCGTTGCTGCGCAAGTGGATCGTCTACATGGTGATCCTGGCGTTCGCCGGGGGCACCCAGCTGTTCGTCGAGCCGCAGCTGCTCTCGCAGGCGAGCGTCGGCGTCGCCGGGCGCGACTATTCGCTCAACCAGCTCTCCTACGACTTCGCCTTCCAGAACAACAATGTGAACACGGCCGCGGCCATTTCCGTCGAGCTGCTGGTGATCGGCGTGGTCGTCGCCGGCGTGTTCGTCGCGCGATCGGGGTTCTTCGATGCCGACTAG